In Thalassotalea fonticola, a single genomic region encodes these proteins:
- a CDS encoding methyltransferase domain-containing protein yields the protein MISNINTVEPHSPLLAEYLTEIKKLNAELSVLDLACGSGRNGLYLVSNGISVTFADINETSLEKISETSVNSLHFGKAELWQVDFEDENTSPLSDKGFAAVIVYRYLHRPLFDSIKASIQSGGLVIYETFTTEHPQFGRPKNPNFLLKHNELLQQFSGWEVLHYFEGTVGKGDGQGSQAVAQIVARKP from the coding sequence ATGATATCTAATATAAACACCGTTGAACCACATTCGCCTTTACTGGCTGAGTACTTAACTGAAATCAAAAAATTGAATGCTGAGCTTTCAGTACTCGACTTGGCTTGTGGCAGCGGTCGAAATGGTCTGTATCTGGTTAGTAATGGTATCTCGGTTACTTTTGCGGATATAAATGAAACATCACTAGAAAAAATTTCAGAAACAAGTGTTAATTCGCTGCATTTTGGAAAAGCAGAGTTATGGCAAGTAGATTTTGAAGATGAAAATACTAGCCCTTTATCTGATAAAGGTTTTGCTGCAGTTATCGTTTATCGTTATTTACATCGTCCTTTGTTCGACAGCATCAAAGCATCAATACAATCTGGAGGATTGGTTATCTATGAAACCTTTACTACAGAACACCCTCAATTTGGCCGACCTAAAAATCCAAACTTTCTATTAAAACACAATGAACTATTGCAGCAATTTTCTGGTTGGGAAGTGTTGCACTACTTTGAAGGCACTGTGGGTAAAGGTGATGGACAAGGCTCACAAGCAGTAGCACAAATTGTTGCTCGCAAACCTTAA
- a CDS encoding beta-propeller domain-containing protein produces the protein MDTYIKIIKSVNYLVLCFLLTSCGGDSNTDDEQPYTVLELAAPAASTQGFRKANDSEETLTTLRNNMLYSANYYYFNGAPEVAVDTVAEGAVESPAASEADSNYSKTNTIEAGVDEADLVKYDGDNLFVLVNHAGSVGVVDAIAAEPIQDTPWYSQESYIRIMQTGENNQTNEVARIKSPDEQQFQSMYLNDQQLTVFANDYHYNQSNNDWGITNYQSTSSVHIYNHDVSVPQTPILSNEIEIEGYLLQSRRIDNKLYVVSSYNPRQPQLEYPNPATDEEYKTNEEQIAELSAQQLLPMIRFNQQEAQLLHQPEECYIAADNNSSSVQGNIISISVFDLSNPEQFSSSCINGYYHDFYMSAEAIYLTSTIWAEDYNDSSTVIQQMQLNEQGVDYRATGIVPGYLGQGAKFRINENNDLVRIITSKRSDDESDRIDHQLFILQTNDETKQLEAIGQLPNERRTKEIGKANEDIFAVRFFQERAYVVTFERTDPLYIIDLSSASDPLIAGELEIPGFSTYLHPLGKDHLFGIGQEGDGRDGVKLGLFDISQLNQPKELTSTVIGDRYSWSQALYEHHAISVLKTATNQYRLAFPVEVNVFDDSVGYSRWDHTGLYLFDIDLENETKPLSSTGVIKAEQRAQERQYPYYYSSGRSVIDVDNIHYIHGPFVFSGVWQQPELAVGPQ, from the coding sequence ATGGATACCTATATAAAAATAATTAAATCGGTCAATTACCTTGTCCTATGTTTTTTACTGACAAGTTGTGGAGGTGATTCTAATACCGACGATGAGCAACCGTACACCGTTCTCGAATTAGCTGCTCCTGCAGCCTCTACACAAGGTTTTCGTAAAGCCAATGATAGCGAAGAAACTCTTACGACGCTCAGAAATAATATGCTCTATTCGGCCAATTATTATTACTTTAATGGTGCGCCGGAAGTGGCAGTCGACACTGTAGCTGAAGGAGCAGTAGAGAGCCCAGCAGCCTCAGAGGCTGATTCAAACTATTCAAAAACTAATACCATTGAAGCTGGGGTCGATGAAGCTGATTTAGTAAAATATGATGGTGATAATCTTTTCGTGTTAGTGAATCATGCTGGCAGTGTTGGTGTTGTTGATGCCATAGCAGCAGAGCCTATCCAAGATACACCTTGGTATTCGCAAGAATCTTACATTCGCATCATGCAAACTGGTGAAAACAATCAAACCAATGAAGTCGCTCGTATTAAATCTCCTGATGAGCAGCAGTTTCAATCAATGTACTTAAACGATCAGCAACTCACTGTTTTTGCAAATGATTATCATTATAATCAATCGAATAACGACTGGGGCATTACTAATTATCAAAGCACATCAAGCGTGCATATCTACAACCATGATGTAAGCGTTCCCCAAACTCCTATATTGAGTAACGAAATTGAAATTGAAGGCTACTTATTACAAAGTCGTCGAATCGATAATAAGCTTTATGTGGTGAGTTCGTATAACCCTAGGCAACCACAACTGGAGTACCCTAACCCTGCAACCGATGAAGAATACAAAACCAATGAAGAACAAATAGCAGAATTATCTGCCCAGCAGTTATTGCCAATGATCCGCTTCAATCAACAAGAAGCACAATTACTTCATCAACCTGAAGAGTGTTATATCGCAGCCGATAATAACAGTAGTTCAGTACAAGGGAATATCATTAGCATCAGTGTATTTGATTTAAGCAATCCTGAGCAATTTAGTTCTAGTTGTATTAACGGCTACTACCACGACTTTTATATGTCAGCAGAGGCCATTTACCTCACTTCGACTATTTGGGCTGAAGATTATAATGATAGCAGTACTGTGATCCAGCAAATGCAACTTAATGAGCAAGGGGTAGATTATCGTGCAACGGGTATAGTCCCTGGTTATTTAGGTCAAGGGGCTAAGTTTAGAATAAATGAAAACAATGACTTAGTACGCATTATTACCAGCAAAAGAAGCGACGATGAAAGTGACAGGATAGATCATCAGCTATTTATCTTACAAACTAATGATGAAACGAAGCAACTAGAAGCTATAGGGCAATTACCTAATGAACGTCGCACTAAAGAAATAGGTAAAGCCAATGAGGATATTTTTGCAGTTCGTTTTTTCCAAGAGCGGGCTTATGTTGTAACCTTTGAGCGTACCGATCCGCTTTACATTATTGATTTATCTAGTGCTAGTGATCCCCTTATTGCTGGGGAACTGGAAATCCCAGGCTTTTCTACCTATTTACACCCACTTGGTAAAGATCACTTATTTGGTATTGGCCAAGAAGGTGATGGCCGTGATGGAGTAAAGTTAGGCTTGTTTGATATTTCTCAGCTCAACCAGCCAAAAGAATTAACCAGTACCGTTATTGGTGATAGATACAGCTGGAGCCAGGCACTTTATGAACACCATGCAATTTCAGTATTAAAAACCGCAACAAACCAGTATCGCTTAGCCTTCCCTGTTGAAGTAAACGTTTTTGACGATAGCGTCGGTTATAGCCGTTGGGATCATACGGGGTTATACCTCTTTGATATTGACTTAGAAAATGAAACAAAACCATTAAGTAGTACTGGCGTGATCAAAGCAGAGCAACGTGCTCAGGAACGTCAATACCCATACTATTACTCGAGTGGCCGTAGCGTTATCGATGTAGATAATATTCATTACATTCATGGCCCGTTCGTTTTCTCAGGTGTATGGCAACAACCTGAATTAGCAGTGGGCCCTCAGTAA